The following proteins are encoded in a genomic region of Mycoplasma sp. NEAQ87857:
- a CDS encoding MAGa4850 family ICE element protein, whose product MSYIKQFIETNNQLSDLNDRQLKAVKQQKLFIEKYNAKTYNKIDIEFINKLSKRKFILPKYVKEIIGSKQSFYEFLVIANYFKANKKFINLSLIKRYIPKTTFYRALDFFKKHNLVLINDKKQIKFNFDYQKSCYIKIKTKNDWMVFFLYGLTVLWTKKMTSLAKKFASNKKEVLLQNKFLGLKKSTAFSHLKKLASFELLSYKQKYMIKRIYNKIIPTLEMQKLANKVFGNNIKISNYQYSTVRYLIN is encoded by the coding sequence ATGAGTTATATTAAACAATTTATTGAAACTAATAATCAGCTTAGTGATTTAAATGATAGACAACTTAAAGCTGTCAAACAACAAAAGCTCTTTATAGAAAAATACAATGCTAAAACTTATAACAAGATTGATATTGAATTTATCAACAAGTTATCAAAAAGAAAATTTATATTACCAAAATATGTAAAAGAAATCATTGGTTCAAAACAATCATTTTATGAATTTTTAGTAATAGCTAACTATTTTAAAGCAAATAAGAAATTTATTAACTTATCTTTGATCAAACGTTATATTCCTAAAACAACTTTTTATCGTGCTTTAGATTTTTTTAAAAAACATAATCTAGTTTTAATTAATGATAAAAAGCAAATTAAGTTTAATTTCGATTATCAAAAATCTTGCTATATCAAAATCAAAACTAAAAATGATTGAATGGTTTTCTTTTTATATGGTTTAACAGTTTTATGAACTAAAAAGATGACTTCTTTAGCAAAGAAATTTGCAAGTAATAAAAAAGAAGTTTTATTACAAAATAAGTTTTTAGGATTAAAAAAATCTACAGCATTTTCTCATTTAAAAAAGTTAGCATCATTTGAACTACTAAGTTATAAGCAAAAATATATGATTAAGCGTATTTATAACAAAATCATCCCTACTTTAGAAATGCAAAAACTTGCAAATAAGGTCTTTGGAAACAATATAAAAATATCTAACTATCAATATTCCACAGTTAGGTATTTAATTAATTAA